The Paenibacillus sp. FSL R7-0345 DNA segment TTCTGAGGACTTAGGGCTGAGCGCTTCTTCGCAGGGGATTATTCTCAGCAGCTTTTTCCTCGGCTATGCGATTATGCAGATTCCCGGCGGCGCCCTGGCAGACAGGTTCGGCTACCGTAAAGTAATCCTGTTCTCCCTGTTCTCCTGGTCCGTCTTTACAATGATAACCGGCTCGGCCTGGTCTCTGGTTTCCCTCGTGCTCGTCCGTTTTCTGTTCGGGATCGGTGAGGGCGGCTTCTTCCCGTCGGGCTCAAAGGCCATTGCCGTCAACTTTCCAGTCAACCAGCGGAGCAGCGCCATGTCTGTCATGCTCGCTTCCGGCGCCATTATGGGTGTTGTTACCCCGATTGTCTCCGGCTTCGCTTTGGAATCCATCGGCTGGCGCACCCTGTTCCACATCTTCGGCATTATCGGCCTTATCATTACCGCCCTGATGTTCTTCTTCCTCAAAGAACCTGCCCGTACTCCCGCTCCCGTTCAGATTTCTTCGCCTGCATCCAAAAAGAATGCTTCGTTAAAAACGGTGCTGAAAAGCCCGATTATCTGGGGCCTGTTCCTTAGCTATTTCAGCATCTATGCCGTCAATTGGGGACTGTCCTCCTGGATGCCTACGTACATGGTCAATGTGCGCGGACTGAATCTGAAGGAAATGGGTATGCTGTCAGCCATTCCGGGCCTCATCGGCATCATCACCATGCTGCTGGGCGGCTACTTGATGGACCGTATTCCCGCAGGCAAAGACCGTACAATATCTGCCGTGTTCGGACTTATCGTCGCCGCCTCCCTGTACCTGATGAGTACAGCGGAGAGCATCGCCCTCTTTATTACCTATGAGACTATCGTCAGAATCGCCGCAGGCTTCGTGTCTACGCTGATCATTTCCAAATCCGTGAAAGCAATGCCCGAAACCGTTGCGGCGACAGCCAGCGGGTTCGTCAATACCGGGGCCCAGCTGGCCGGCTTCCTTACCCCGATGCTGATCGGCTTTCTGGTCGATGCCTCCGGCGGGTCATATAACACTGCCTTCCTCATGCTCATCGGCTTCGCTGTCATTTGTTCCATTTCCCTGCTCTTAACCGCCGTACACAGCCAGTCCTGCCGGCCGAGCCGCAAACGACCTGATCATCTACGCATGCCCTATTCTACGAAAAAGAGGTGTCTTCATTCATGAATATGACCATCGATTTAACCCGTTTTGTATCCGAAGCCATTGAGCGTAAAAAAGAAGTGTTCACTTCAGCCAGCGACCAGATCTGGGGCTTCGCGGAAACGCGTTTTGATGAATACCAGTCAGCCGGTGTACTAATCCGGGCACTTGAGGCCGAAGGCTTCAGTATTGAAAAGGGAGTGGCCGGACTTGCGACAGGCTTTATAGCCTCGTTCCGCGCAGGCTCTGGGGGTCCTGTTATTGCACTGCTAGGCGAATATGACGCTCTGGCCGACCTGAGCCAGGAGTCAGGTCTCAGCGAATACCGGCCGGTCCAGCCGCGCGGTAACGGCCACGGCTGCGGCCATAATCTGCTGGGCGTAGGCGCGCTCGCCGCCGCCGTCGCCGTCAAGGATTATATGGCCGGGCATCCGGAAACAGCCGGCGAAGTGCGCTTCTACGGCTGCCCCGCCGAGGAAAGCGGCTACGGCAAGACCTATCTGGCCCGCGAGGGTTATTTCAGGGATGTGGATGCTGCCTTCACCTGGCATCCGCATGCTATGAACGCAGTGATGCACGGCAGCTCGAACGCCGTTATCCATGCCTCTTTCTCTTTCAAGGGAATCAGCGCACATGCGGCCGCCGCCCCGCATTTGGGCCGCAGCGCACTGGACGCCGTCGAGCTGATGAACATCGGTGCCAATTACATGCGTGAGCATATGCTCGACCAGGCCCGCCTGCATTATGCCATTACGAATGCGGGCGGCTTTGCCCCGAATGTGGTCCAGGCTGACGCGGAAGTGACCTATCTGGTACGGGCACCGAAATCGGCACAGGTCCGCGACCTGTTCGCCCGGCTGGTCAAGGTCGCTGAAGGCGCCGCTCTGATGACCGGCACGCAGATGCAATTCCGTTATGAGGGGGCCTGCGCCAACCTGATTCCTAACAGCACATTGGAGCGGGTACTGTTCAAGCATCTTAACGCTCTGGATGCTCCAGCTTACAGTGAAGAGGAATACGCTTTTGCCAAAGCGATTTACGAAACCTTGCCCGAGAGCAACAAACAGGAAGCGGCGGCGATGGTCGGTCCCAAGCTGGCGCCTCTGCTTGCCGAGCGGCCGCTGAGCACCTTCATCGTTCCTTATTCGGACGAGAAGGAAATGTTCATGGGCGGATCGACCGATGTCGCCGACGTGAGCTGGAACGTGCCAACCGCCCAATGCGGAGCAGCCACAATGGCATTCGGAACCCCGCTGCATGCCTGGCAGACAGTGGCCCAGGGCAAAGCATCCTACGCACACAAAGGCATGCTGCTGGCGGCCAAGGCCATGGCAGCTGCAGCTATCGAGACGCTTCTGCATCCCGAGCTCGTGGCGAAGGCGCAAGCCGAGCTCAAGGAGCGGCTCGGGGGTGAGGTCTACGACTGCCTCGTACCTGCAGACGTGCACCCTCCCAAGACAGGGGCGGCTGAGCTTGCGGTTTAGAGATGTATTCTCGATCATCGGCCCGGCCATGGTCGGGCCCTCCAGCTCCCACACGGCCGGCGCTGCCCGGATTGGACGCGTGGCCCGGCAGATGTTCGGAGAATGTCCGGGCTCAGCCGATATTCAGCTGTATGGCTCCTTTGCCGCCACCTACCGCGGCCACGGAACGGATACAGCACTTGTAGGGGGCCTGCTGGATATGACAACCGATGACCCCCGGCTGCCGGATGCCTTTGCGCATGCCGAAGCTGCCGGGATGACCATCAGTATCCGGCCCGGTAAAGGGCTCTACCCGCATCCCAATACAGCCGAGCTGACGCTGGTTAATGCTGCCGGAGACCATACCTTCACGCTGACCGGCACATCGATCGGCGGCGGAAATATTGAAATTGTCAGGATCAATGGCTTCAGCCTGAAGCTGACCGCTGCTTATCCGACCGTTATTATCCGCCATTTTGACGAGCCTGGCGTCATTGCCATAGTCAGCGCTTTACTTGTGGACAGCGGCATTAACATCGCACGCATGGCTGTTGACCGCCAGAGCAGGCGCGGCGAAGCTATGATGGTTATGGAGTGCGACGCAATGCTTGACCGTGATCTTACAGACCGGATTTCACGGCTCCCCGGTGTACAGAAAATCAGCCTGTTAGCAATGTAAACAGCACAGCCTTCCAAATTGAAGCGAAAAGGAGCGGCATCATGAACTTTCGGACTTTAAAAGAGCTTGCCGGATTAGCGGAAGCCCGTTCCATTACCCTGGGCGAGCTGATGCTGGATGAGCAGTGCCAGGAATCAGGCGAGGACAGGGACAGCGTGTTCCGGCAGATGTTTGAATATTATCAAATTATGAAAACGGCAGTGGAGCAGGGAATCCTGACCGATACCGTATCCAAAAGCGGTCTAACCGGCGGCGACGCACGCCGGATGGCGGCTTACCGGGAGCAAAGCCCATCCCTGCTGGGAGAGCATGCCAGCCTGGCCATGACTTACGCCCTGGCCGTTTCTGAAGTGAATGCCTCCATGGGCCGGATTATTGCATCACCAACTGCGGGGTCCTGCGGGATAATCCCCGGCGTGCTGATCAGTAGCCAGGAGCGGTTCGGCTGGAGCGACGACCAGATGGTGTACGGACTGTTTGCAGCTGGTGCCATCGGCTATGTTATCGCTAATAATTCCTTCATCTCCGGCGCCGAAGGCGGCTGCCAGGCAGAGGTCGGGTCAGCCATCAGCATGGCTGCCGGAGCGCTTGTAGACATTAGAGGCGGTACCCCGGCGCAGGCGATCCACGCCGTCGGGCTCGCCCTGAAAAATACGCTCGGCCTGATCTGCGACCCCGTCGCCGGCCTGGTTGAGATACCCTGCATCGTGCGCAACGGCTTCGGGGCCATTACTGCACTTGGAGCCGCTGATATGGCGCTGGCCGGGGTGCGCAGTGTCATCCCGTCCGATGAGGTTATTCAGGTCATGCTGGAAGTAGGCTCGGCCATGCCCGAATCGCTGCGTGAGACCGCCGGCGGCGGGCTGGCCCAGACTCCGACCGGACGGCGGATTACCCGTGATTTGCAGCAGCGCTCCTGACCTCGTAAATTGCATTACAAAAACACCTTCAAGCAGATACCACCCGTTAAGAGGAGGCGGCCTGAAGGTGTTTTCCGGTTATTTTTTCAAATGATAGGGCACTGTAGTAATAATTACATTTCTGCGGTACAGCAGATGCGTACGGATCAGCAGACTGGACTGGTTATGCAGAATGTTATGCCAGCCTTTCTTGGGAATGAACTGCGGCACGATCACCGTCACCTGGTAATGCGATTCGTTCGCCTTGCGCTGGACGGTATCAATAAACTTGATCAAGGGATGGATGATGCTGCGGTACGGTGAGTACAGCGACACCAGCCTTACCTCAGGGTGGAACTTTTTCCACTTCTCTTCAAAAGCATGCTCTTCTTCCCGTTCAAAAGGCACATGCACCGCAATAATCTGGCTGGCAGACAGCGACTGTGCATAGCGCAGCGAGTTCTCTACGACATGTGTAATCCCGGCCACCGGCAGGATAATGACATTCCCTTCAATCGCCAGCGGTTCCTCTTCACAGGTGGAGAGGCGCAGCTGGTCGGCCACAGTCTCATAATGCTTGCGGATCCGGTAAAAGAGCAGAATAATCAGCGGCAGGAAAACCAGCACCGGCCACACCTGCGGGAACTTGGTCAGGAAGAACACGATCGTAACCACGAAGCTGATCAGCGCCCCGGTTGTGTTAATCGCCAGCTTGCCTGCCCAGCCCTGCGGTTTTTCACGGATCCATTTGATCATCATCCCGGTCTGGGACAGGGTAAATGGAATGAATACACCGACCGCGTACAACGGAATCAAATGCTCCGTGCGGCCCTCGAAGGCAATGATCAGAATGATCGACAGAATTCCCAGGCTGAGAATACCGTTGGAATAGCCGAGCCGGTCACCGCGGACGGTGAACATTCTCGGAATAAATTTATCTTTTGCCAAATTAACCGCCAGCAGCGGAAAAGCCGAGTAGCCCGTATTGGCCGCCAAAACCAGAATGAGTGCCGTAGTCCCTTGTACGAAAAAATACATAACATTCCGGCCGAAGACCTGCTCGGCAATTTGCGAAACAACAGTGACCTGCTCATTCGGGATTACACCGTAGTAATACGCCAGAATGACAATACCAGCAAACAGCACCGCCAGCAGTATACCCATAGCTGCGAGCGTCTTGGCCGCATTGTTCGGGGCAGGCGCCTTAAAGTTGGGAATGGCATTGGATATGGCTTCGACCCCGGTCAGCGCCGAGCTCCCTGAAGCAAAGGCCCGCAGCAGCAGAAACAGGCTGATGCCTGCGACCGGCGTACCAATCGGGGTATGAAGCGCTGCCGGAACGTCGCCGGCCACAATCCGGAACAGGCCCACGCCGAGCATAATAAAGATCGCCAGCACGAACAGGTATACCGGATAAGCCAGAAATGACGCCGATTCGGTAACCCCGCGCAAATTCAGGGTTGTAATCAGCAGTACAAACAGAATGGCTATGGGCACATTATACGGATGCAGACTGGGAAAAGCGGAAGTAATCGCATCCGTACCCGCTGATACACTCACCGCTACCGTCAGAATATAATCGACCAGCAGTGAGCCCCCGGCAATCAGCCCCGGATATTTGCCCAGATTCTCCTTGGACACAACATAAGCCCCGCCGCCTTGCGGGTAAGCAAAAATAATCTGCCTGTAGGATAAGATTAGTGCAGTCAGCAGTACAAGCACCCCGACAGCAATGGGGATGGAATACCAAAAAGCCGCAGCACTGATCGTTACCAGCACAAGCAGAATCTGCTCAGGTCCGTAAGCAACCGAGGATAAAGCGTCTGAGGAGAGAATGGCCAGCGCCTTCGTCTTGTTCAGTTTCTGGTCGCCCAATTGCTCCGATTTCAGCGGCCGTCCGATCAGGAATCTTTTTACCGAGATCATCGTCTGCCTCACCTGACTTTTTTTTAAAGTTATATTACCCATGGAAGCCATCATTAAATTCAATCCATAATATACATTTCCCCATCAGGTTAAGCAACAGATTTCATTCGGGACAAGCCCGCGCTTCTCCGGCAAAAAAACCTGCAGTGCACAGCCCGGTATGGGAGCGGTGGATTGCAGGTTTTTCAGGCGGGCATAAGCCCAGCATAAGCTATCACTATCGCTGTAATCGTTCCGTTTCACCTTCTAACGGACATCAGCGGCGTTATTCGCGGTAATTGGGGCAGTTTTGCAGTTTTTCGCTGAAATAACGCCTCACAGGTCCGTTAGAATTCTAAAGTGACCATTTTGGAAGCAATAGCGTCTCCTGAGTCCGTTAGAATTACAGGGGGACCTGCGTTGTCGCAAATGAACCTAAACAGAGTGAAAATAGCAGCGGCTACCTGTAACTTCTGTTCCCCCTACAGCCAGTCCTCCGCCAGCAGCTGCTTCAGCAGTTTAACCTGATCCCCGCCGATTCTGGCGGCAATCTCCTGCTCAATTGTCTGCTTGATCTCCAGCATTCTGTCGCACACCTTCTGTCCTTCCGGAGTCAGCGTTATATATTTGTCGCGGCTGTTCCCCTCCACCTGGACGGTCTCGACATAACCACGCTCCAGCAGGGCATTGATCACCTTTTGCGCCCCCTGACGGGAAATGCTGATCCGCCGGCTGATGTCCGAGATAGACAGCCTGCCGTGCAGCTCAAGCTTGGCCAGAATATGCGTCTCTGTATGGTTCAGCGGATCTCCGCTGCTGCTGCTTACTTTTTCACGTAATACTTTATGCTTCTCACTGACCAAATCTATCAGATTTAAGCCGAGGATATATTCCTTCATCAAAAGGCCTCCAGTTATCAGAATACAATTCCCAGTTTGAACGTTCATCAGGATTATTGTCAACTTGGTTGACAATAATCCGCCCCACTGCTAATATGAGTGAAGCATAAAAAACCTAAAGCTAAGGGAGTTTGAATAATGGGCAGAAATAAAAAGGAAGCATTGGTCTTCACAAGTATGACGTGCTTCCTGATGGTCGTCGGAATGAGCTTTTATAATGTAATCATATCGATTGGCGCAACAAATGAAGTCTTTCTTCAGGTTGCAGTCGGCCTGCTGCCGGCGCTTGCAGTCGCACTCGTGCTGGATATTTTTGTGGTCAGCAAAATCGCCAAAGGGCTGGCGTTCAAGCTGCTTAAGCCATCCGATCCTGTTATCAAAAAAGTACTGACCATCTCGTCCTTTATGGTTTGCGGTATGGTCCTCTGCATGTCCCTATATGGCACACTAGCACACTACGGTTTCGGAGACAACTTCTTCCGTCATTATCTGTCGATACTCGGATTGAATTTCATCTGTGCGCTGCCGCTGCAGCTGCTGGTTGTCGGTCCGCTGGCCCGTTTCTTATTTACAAAAATCTATCCGGCGAAGGCAGCGGTGCAGAGCGTTTAGTCCTTGCTTGATTCAGTAGAGCTTTGGGTAATAATGGATAACAAACTGCTATGAAAGGATGTTGTGCCATGCTTGCTAAAAAGGATGGTATCTCACTCTTCGCGCTAATCGCAGCCCTTATCCTTATTAATATTTTCGGCACAGAGCTTGAATCCAGCATGTGGGATAATTTCACTTTGATTGCGAATTGTTTTTTGGCTCAAGGTGTATTTATTACGCTGCTGAATGTGTTTAGAACAAGTAGCAGCCGTAAACCTTCTGTTGGACTGGTTTTACTGGCGCTGCTGACCGGGTTTATCACCGTTGTTCTTATTATCACAGCCGAGACAACCCTGATGAATAAGCTGCTATTTTTGTTTATCCAGGCTATGATTACCTATGCCGAAGCTTACCTGCTGCGCAAGGAGCTTAAAGGAGAGGACGGACGGCAGATCTAAAGGAACACACCGATCAAGTAAGCCTGCCTCAACATACAAGCAGTCCCGGTGCTATGCATTCGCACCGGGACTGCTTTATTGTTTAAGCCGTTCAGAAGCTCAGCTTCCATTTCTGGCCTGCTGCACCAGCCTGCGGAGCTGCAAGGCTTACACCTGATCCGTCTGCTGAAACCGTCAGCGCCAGATGATTGTGAAGCGAGAGGATCGCTGCTGAACCGTCCTCATTTCTCCGGATGATCCAGCGCTGATTATCGTAGCCCAGGTATGAATAGAGCTGGATGACATTCTGCCCGGTGTTCAAGTCAAGGGCCTGGCCGGAGGCTGTACGGATGGAATAGGAGCCTGCTTCATCGCCGGTCGGCACAAATATCCATTTCTGGTCTGACGCTGCACCGGCAGCTTTGACTGTTACGGGCTCACCATTCGTCAGGCTGCCTGTATACAGGGATTTCCGGGAAGCTTCATTTACAAGGCTTGAAGCCTCCAGCTTCGCCGGTACAGCACCGCTCACATTTACGTTCTGATAGGAAGCCGTTCCCCCGAATACATGCAGACCGAAATGCCCCTCGGCAAAGGTACCGTCCTGCACATCCATCAGTTTTTGCCCGTCCAGGTACACTGTAATATGAGGGCCGTCTGCTTGTATCTTCAGACGGTATACCCGGTCCGGCTGAATGAAGGCCGGCACCCGGGCCAGCACCTGCCGTTCTTCAAAGCGCCCGCCGATCTTGTAAAACAAACGGAACGACTTCATATTCGGGTCCAGATTCAGATAATAACCGCTGCGACCGTCCGTACTTGCCCTGAACAGAAGAGAGCCTGCTCCCCCTGCACTGCCAAGCTTCATATCAGCTTCATAGATGAAGTCTCCCGCCTGTTCTGCCGCAATATACTGGGCATCGCCGGAGTAGCTTCCGCGGATGCCGTCTTCACCGGCCAGCCACGGGGCCCTGGCCAGATCCTTCGTCCAGCCGCTGAGGCTGGTCCGGAATTCCCCTCCAAAGACCTGCACACGGACACTTGCAGTTGCTTTTCCATTGGGGGTGGCTGCCGTAATAACAGCTGTTCCGGCTTGTACCGCCTTAATCACCGCACCGGAATTACCGGCCTGCTGTATCGCTATAACCCCGGGATTGCTCGTTGCCCATTTCAGCGGATTTGCGCCGTTGCCGGGTCCGTTTTCTACCGCGGCCTGCAGGGTTACACTTTGACCGGCACTCAGCTCACGTTCGCTGGTATCCATCATGATCCCGGTGGAGACATCCACCCCGGTATTCCATACCGAAGCCAGCTTGTAAGCCTTTAATGAGACCACCTTTACATTGCCGCCCTTGGTATAAAAGCTCATACCCCGGCTGGCCGGGTCCGGGAAAATGACATCCGAGAACACGGCCTTCCCGCCGTTCACAAACACCTCAATCGAGGCTTCATCCACCAGAATACGCAGCTTGATCCGGCCGTTCTCCGCTAATGCCTGCGCTTCATGTCTGGTACTGAACAGGCTGGAGAAATCGGTCACTCCAGACAGGGAACGGTCTACAAATACCGTGCTCCCGCCCGGCTTGTAACCCACAACCGTCTTCACGCCTTCGCCCTCCCGCACATTAAATCCGAACTCTGATACACTGCTGCCGGCGGGAATCTCCACCTCGGCTTCCAGTTCGTACGCTCCGGCAGTGATGCCCTTCAGCAGATTCTGGGAAGAAGGAGAAACGCTCTTCCCGGAGACCGAATAGAGCGGGCTGCGCAGCGATTCCAGCTCTTTAACCGGGCTTTGGGCCAGCCGGAGCCCGTCACCCGTCCGGATCAGTGCAACTTCTCTCGGAACCGTCAGCTCCCCCTTCCAGCCCGTTGTCGGAAAGGCGAACGGATAATCCCAGTTCGACATCCACGCCAGCAGCACTCTCCGTCCATCCTGCATATCCGAAAAGGACATGGACGCATAGAACTCCTTGCCAAAATCGGTTCTCAGCACCGTTCCCGCCGGATTATCATTAACGAATTTCCCCTCAGCTGTCAGATTCCCGACAAAATATTCCGCATCCGATCCGCCCGTTGCCGGATTCGCTCCTGTGCTGATCATCAGCACCCACTTCTTCTCTGAGGTCCCCTGCACCGTAAGCGGGAATAGATCTGGGCATTCCCATACCCCGCCGCGGATATAGCTCCCGTACCCCCAATTATCGGTTAACGTCCAGTCGAGCAGATTGGTTGAGGTGAAAAAGCGGATATGATCGCCGCCCGAGACGACCATCACCCAGCGGTTATTGGCTTCATCGCGCACTACCTTGGGATCGCGGAAATCCCAGCCCCCGGGGTCCTCCCCGTTCTTTCCGGGATTCTCTATCACGATTGGACGTTCTT contains these protein-coding regions:
- a CDS encoding MFS transporter, which encodes MSKVIHSKHFKHIILALLFLGWCLGNLDRFVINYAVVSISEDLGLSASSQGIILSSFFLGYAIMQIPGGALADRFGYRKVILFSLFSWSVFTMITGSAWSLVSLVLVRFLFGIGEGGFFPSGSKAIAVNFPVNQRSSAMSVMLASGAIMGVVTPIVSGFALESIGWRTLFHIFGIIGLIITALMFFFLKEPARTPAPVQISSPASKKNASLKTVLKSPIIWGLFLSYFSIYAVNWGLSSWMPTYMVNVRGLNLKEMGMLSAIPGLIGIITMLLGGYLMDRIPAGKDRTISAVFGLIVAASLYLMSTAESIALFITYETIVRIAAGFVSTLIISKSVKAMPETVAATASGFVNTGAQLAGFLTPMLIGFLVDASGGSYNTAFLMLIGFAVICSISLLLTAVHSQSCRPSRKRPDHLRMPYSTKKRCLHS
- a CDS encoding amidohydrolase — its product is MTIDLTRFVSEAIERKKEVFTSASDQIWGFAETRFDEYQSAGVLIRALEAEGFSIEKGVAGLATGFIASFRAGSGGPVIALLGEYDALADLSQESGLSEYRPVQPRGNGHGCGHNLLGVGALAAAVAVKDYMAGHPETAGEVRFYGCPAEESGYGKTYLAREGYFRDVDAAFTWHPHAMNAVMHGSSNAVIHASFSFKGISAHAAAAPHLGRSALDAVELMNIGANYMREHMLDQARLHYAITNAGGFAPNVVQADAEVTYLVRAPKSAQVRDLFARLVKVAEGAALMTGTQMQFRYEGACANLIPNSTLERVLFKHLNALDAPAYSEEEYAFAKAIYETLPESNKQEAAAMVGPKLAPLLAERPLSTFIVPYSDEKEMFMGGSTDVADVSWNVPTAQCGAATMAFGTPLHAWQTVAQGKASYAHKGMLLAAKAMAAAAIETLLHPELVAKAQAELKERLGGEVYDCLVPADVHPPKTGAAELAV
- the sdaAB gene encoding L-serine ammonia-lyase, iron-sulfur-dependent subunit beta, producing MRFRDVFSIIGPAMVGPSSSHTAGAARIGRVARQMFGECPGSADIQLYGSFAATYRGHGTDTALVGGLLDMTTDDPRLPDAFAHAEAAGMTISIRPGKGLYPHPNTAELTLVNAAGDHTFTLTGTSIGGGNIEIVRINGFSLKLTAAYPTVIIRHFDEPGVIAIVSALLVDSGINIARMAVDRQSRRGEAMMVMECDAMLDRDLTDRISRLPGVQKISLLAM
- the sdaAA gene encoding L-serine ammonia-lyase, iron-sulfur-dependent, subunit alpha, with product MNFRTLKELAGLAEARSITLGELMLDEQCQESGEDRDSVFRQMFEYYQIMKTAVEQGILTDTVSKSGLTGGDARRMAAYREQSPSLLGEHASLAMTYALAVSEVNASMGRIIASPTAGSCGIIPGVLISSQERFGWSDDQMVYGLFAAGAIGYVIANNSFISGAEGGCQAEVGSAISMAAGALVDIRGGTPAQAIHAVGLALKNTLGLICDPVAGLVEIPCIVRNGFGAITALGAADMALAGVRSVIPSDEVIQVMLEVGSAMPESLRETAGGGLAQTPTGRRITRDLQQRS
- a CDS encoding APC family permease encodes the protein MISVKRFLIGRPLKSEQLGDQKLNKTKALAILSSDALSSVAYGPEQILLVLVTISAAAFWYSIPIAVGVLVLLTALILSYRQIIFAYPQGGGAYVVSKENLGKYPGLIAGGSLLVDYILTVAVSVSAGTDAITSAFPSLHPYNVPIAILFVLLITTLNLRGVTESASFLAYPVYLFVLAIFIMLGVGLFRIVAGDVPAALHTPIGTPVAGISLFLLLRAFASGSSALTGVEAISNAIPNFKAPAPNNAAKTLAAMGILLAVLFAGIVILAYYYGVIPNEQVTVVSQIAEQVFGRNVMYFFVQGTTALILVLAANTGYSAFPLLAVNLAKDKFIPRMFTVRGDRLGYSNGILSLGILSIILIIAFEGRTEHLIPLYAVGVFIPFTLSQTGMMIKWIREKPQGWAGKLAINTTGALISFVVTIVFFLTKFPQVWPVLVFLPLIILLFYRIRKHYETVADQLRLSTCEEEPLAIEGNVIILPVAGITHVVENSLRYAQSLSASQIIAVHVPFEREEEHAFEEKWKKFHPEVRLVSLYSPYRSIIHPLIKFIDTVQRKANESHYQVTVIVPQFIPKKGWHNILHNQSSLLIRTHLLYRRNVIITTVPYHLKK
- a CDS encoding MarR family transcriptional regulator produces the protein MKEYILGLNLIDLVSEKHKVLREKVSSSSGDPLNHTETHILAKLELHGRLSISDISRRISISRQGAQKVINALLERGYVETVQVEGNSRDKYITLTPEGQKVCDRMLEIKQTIEQEIAARIGGDQVKLLKQLLAEDWL
- a CDS encoding DUF2798 domain-containing protein, with the translated sequence MGRNKKEALVFTSMTCFLMVVGMSFYNVIISIGATNEVFLQVAVGLLPALAVALVLDIFVVSKIAKGLAFKLLKPSDPVIKKVLTISSFMVCGMVLCMSLYGTLAHYGFGDNFFRHYLSILGLNFICALPLQLLVVGPLARFLFTKIYPAKAAVQSV
- a CDS encoding GH32 C-terminal domain-containing protein, producing MNRKAKLGLKILLSAGLIFTSAEVTPFHSEADRAEAAERATGQGSEGETSIFETATKLNTNLTGWYTAGKGKQENTAEGLLLTSDQRENVAALSRASADDFIYEADVMIKEGQPDASLLFRSSGDGKQAYMLQIVPQAGVIRLRDAAHGAGSLQEERQVPLAQGEIYHLKVKAQGSSLKVYWGNQYMPVIDIEDDTYSSGQLGLHVWDGAVLFQNILVSDLQGNLGSVLASKGHWQPDLNGKKGSSGNQGKALLLYDRPAADFVYEGQISLPLDGTAGLVFRSASDGSGGYEAALVKTGNQLRVRLTKADGTVVATSSRTYPGVAGAKHAVEVQAKGSRIQIFVDGYTPAAIDVTDSSYVSGNSGLVVNSGTAYFQHTYVTDFASYNNEKYRPQYHYTPMRGSVSDPNGLVYFAGEYHLFHQDGGTWAHAVSTDMLNWKRLPIALPWNDYGHVWSGSAVADLDNSSGLFGDSGGQGLLAYYTSYNPDAANGNQQIGLAYSKDKGRTWEYAKERPIVIENPGKNGEDPGGWDFRDPKVVRDEANNRWVMVVSGGDHIRFFTSTNLLDWTLTDNWGYGSYIRGGVWECPDLFPLTVQGTSEKKWVLMISTGANPATGGSDAEYFVGNLTAEGKFVNDNPAGTVLRTDFGKEFYASMSFSDMQDGRRVLLAWMSNWDYPFAFPTTGWKGELTVPREVALIRTGDGLRLAQSPVKELESLRSPLYSVSGKSVSPSSQNLLKGITAGAYELEAEVEIPAGSSVSEFGFNVREGEGVKTVVGYKPGGSTVFVDRSLSGVTDFSSLFSTRHEAQALAENGRIKLRILVDEASIEVFVNGGKAVFSDVIFPDPASRGMSFYTKGGNVKVVSLKAYKLASVWNTGVDVSTGIMMDTSERELSAGQSVTLQAAVENGPGNGANPLKWATSNPGVIAIQQAGNSGAVIKAVQAGTAVITAATPNGKATASVRVQVFGGEFRTSLSGWTKDLARAPWLAGEDGIRGSYSGDAQYIAAEQAGDFIYEADMKLGSAGGAGSLLFRASTDGRSGYYLNLDPNMKSFRLFYKIGGRFEERQVLARVPAFIQPDRVYRLKIQADGPHITVYLDGQKLMDVQDGTFAEGHFGLHVFGGTASYQNVNVSGAVPAKLEASSLVNEASRKSLYTGSLTNGEPVTVKAAGAASDQKWIFVPTGDEAGSYSIRTASGQALDLNTGQNVIQLYSYLGYDNQRWIIRRNEDGSAAILSLHNHLALTVSADGSGVSLAAPQAGAAGQKWKLSF